The Enterobacter mori genomic interval GTCAATCAGACGCGCGATCAGGGTTTCGCCTTCGCTTGGACGGCCTTCACGACGGAAGAAGCCACCCGGGATTTTACCGGCAGCGTAGGTACGCTCCTGGTAGTTAACGGTCAGCGGGAAAAAGTCCTGACCTGGTTTAGCTTTTTTCTGGCCAACAACGGTAACGAATACCGCGGTGTCATCCATGCTTACCATAACGGCAGCAGTAGCCTGACGTGCCATCATGCCGGTTTCCAGCGTGACGGTATGTTGACCATACTGGAATTTACGAACGATCGGATTCAGCAAAGTTCTGTCCTTTCTTAAATGTATGACAGCACACCACAGGTGTGCTGACGATTTAACCCGACCTTCTTCGCATCCTCGCGACTAATGACAACCGACACCCCCATGGGTGAAGCCTCTCATTAGCCGCGCGAACCTCTGCAATGAAGATCATTTATAGCAACAATACAATAGTTTCCAGTGAATTGCTGCCGTCTGGTTGAAAAAAGGGGCCATCAGGCCCCCTTTTCTGAAACTCGCAAGACTTAGCGACGCAGACCCAGACGCTCGATCAGCGCGGTGTAACGTGCAACATCTTTACGTTTCAGGTAGTCGAGCAGTTTACGACGCTGAGAAACCATACGCAGCAGACCACGACGGCTGTGGTGATCTTTTTTGTGCTCTGCAAAGTGACCCTGCAGGTGGTTAATCTGTGCAGTCAGCAGTGCAACCTGAACTTCGGTAGAACCGCTGTCGTTAGTACCACGACCAAACTCAGAAACGATTTTAGCTTTAGCTTCAACGCTTAGAGACATTTTCAAACTCCAGAATATAAAGAATGTAAGGATGCCGATCTCTAATTCAGCAATCCCAGTATACGACCAACAAACTGTTAAACAATTTGCAGATCGTTAAGCGGCGATATTCTACTCGTCTCCCCTGCTTATCGCAAGGTGAGGTGTTATCGCCGTCACGCTTCGACCGGATACTCGACGACCAGACGACGCGGCGCAACGCGCCCTTCACCGTCCATTTCGCCCATACCGATGAATTTCCCGTCGTCACCTTCCGTCACGCGTACCAGCCCTTCAAGCGGCGCATCCGCCGTACGAACCGGGTTTCCGTTCTTAAAGTAAACGGACGATGTTAAAGGAAGATTAACGATCGGAAAGTCCGCCGCCGGACTGTCCATTGGCATCAGCAAGGGATCCAGCAATTCTGCTGGCGCTATTCCCTGCACTTCCGCTTGTTCAACCAGCTCGCGAAGATGCTCAAGCGTCACCATGCGTTCGACCGGATACTTGCTGACAGCCAGACGACGCAGGTAAATCACATGCGCCCCGCAGCCCAGCTTTTCACCGAGGTCGTCGATGATGGTACGAATATAGGTGCCTTTCGAACAGTGTACTTCCAGCTCCAGCTCATCGCCTTCATGGCGAATGAACAGCAGTTCATACACGGTAATCGGACGGGCTTCACGCGGAACGTCGATGCCCTGGCGCGCATATTCGTAGAGCTTCTTGCCCTGATATTTCAGCGCCGAATACATCGACGGCACCTGCATCGTGTCACCACGGAAGCTTTCCAGCGCCGCATCAAGCTGCTCTGCGCTGAAGGTCACCGGGCGCTCTTCCACGACCTGGCCATCCGCGTCGGAGGTATCCGTGCGCTGACCCAGTTTAGCGATAACGCGATAACGCTTATCGGAATCCAGCAGGTACTGGGAGAACTTTGTGGCCTCTCCCAGACAGACCGGCAGCATACCGGTCGCCAGCGGATCCAGCGCACCCGTATGGCCCGCACGGTTGGCGTTAAAAATACGCTTCACTTTTTGCAGTACGTCGTTGCTGGATGCGCCCTGCGGTTTATCCAGCAGCAGTACGCCATGCACGTCGCGACCGCGACGACGAGGACGACTCATCAGTCCTCCTTGCTGTCGTCCGCTGGGTTCACACGACGCTCATCGTCATGTTTCACCACGCTGGTTACCAGGTTGGACATGCGCATACCTTCTACCAGCGAGTTATCGTAGAAGAAGGTCAGCTCAGGCACGATACGCAGACGCATCGCTTTGCCGAGCAGAGAGCGGATGAAACCAGAGGCTTCCTGCAGCGCTTTAATGCCGTTTTTTACCGCGGCTTCGTCCTGATCGTTCAGGAAAGTCACGAACACTTTGGCATACGCCAGATCGCGGGACATCTCAACGCCAGACACGGTGGTCATCATGCCAATACGCGGGTCTTTGATTTCGCGCTG includes:
- the rpsO gene encoding 30S ribosomal protein S15, whose amino-acid sequence is MSLSVEAKAKIVSEFGRGTNDSGSTEVQVALLTAQINHLQGHFAEHKKDHHSRRGLLRMVSQRRKLLDYLKRKDVARYTALIERLGLRR
- the truB gene encoding tRNA pseudouridine(55) synthase TruB gives rise to the protein MSRPRRRGRDVHGVLLLDKPQGASSNDVLQKVKRIFNANRAGHTGALDPLATGMLPVCLGEATKFSQYLLDSDKRYRVIAKLGQRTDTSDADGQVVEERPVTFSAEQLDAALESFRGDTMQVPSMYSALKYQGKKLYEYARQGIDVPREARPITVYELLFIRHEGDELELEVHCSKGTYIRTIIDDLGEKLGCGAHVIYLRRLAVSKYPVERMVTLEHLRELVEQAEVQGIAPAELLDPLLMPMDSPAADFPIVNLPLTSSVYFKNGNPVRTADAPLEGLVRVTEGDDGKFIGMGEMDGEGRVAPRRLVVEYPVEA
- the rbfA gene encoding 30S ribosome-binding factor RbfA; translation: MAKEFGRPQRVAQEMQKEIALILQREIKDPRIGMMTTVSGVEMSRDLAYAKVFVTFLNDQDEAAVKNGIKALQEASGFIRSLLGKAMRLRIVPELTFFYDNSLVEGMRMSNLVTSVVKHDDERRVNPADDSKED